From the genome of Roseivivax sp. THAF197b:
GATGCGTTGGCCGAGGTCTATACCGGCGCGGGCGCCGCCCTGGGATTCGCCGTCTCGCTCTTGAGCCTTCTGGGCCTCGTCTTCGGCCTTTCGGGGGGACGGCTCGTGGGGCGGATCGGGCCCAAGCGTGCGCTGGTGGGCGGCCTCGTGCTGGGCGCGGCCATGTCCGCGATACAGGCGCTGCTCCCGCCGCTGCCGATCTTCCTCGGGGCCCGCACCATCGAGGGATTGTCACATCTCGTGCTCGTCGTGGCCGCGCCCACGCTCATCGCCGAGATCGCGAGCCCCCATCTCCGCCCCGCCGCGATGACCTTGTGGAGCACGTTCTTCAGCGTCGCATTCGCCGCACTCGCCTGGATCGGGCCGGACCTGATCGCGGCGCACGGGCTCGCGGGGCTCCTTTGGGCCCATGCGGCCTATGCCATCGGCATGGCGCTGATCCTGATGGTGATGCTACCGAAACCTGCCCGCATGACGCACCCCGAGATCGCCCCCGGCCCGGCGCGCGGCCCGCTGCGCCAGCATCTCGACCTCTACCGCGATCCCTACCTCTCGGCGCCGGGCTGGGGCTGGATCTTCTACACCTTCACCTTCGTGTCGATCCTGACGCTTCTGCCGCAACTGTCGCCCGATCCGCCGGGTTGGTTGCCCGCGATCCTGCCATTGGCCGCAATCGCGTCGTCGCTCAGCCTCGGCGTCGCGCTGCTGTCGCGCTTCTCGGCGGTGACCGTCTCGATTGCGGGCTTTGCGCTGTCGGCGCTGGCCACGTTCGGCATCCTCGCCTCAGGCGGGGCGGCCTGGGCCGTGATCGTGCTGTTCCTATGCCTTGGTCTCGTGCAGGCGGCAGGCTTTGCCGCCGTGCCGGAGCTGAACGCCGCGCCCGAGGACCGCGCCATGGCCAACGGTGCCATCGCGCAGACCGGCAATCTCGGCAATCTGACGGGTACGCCCGTGCTCTTGGCGCTGCTCAGCCTCGGCGGCGCGAAACCGGCGATCCTGGCCCTGACCGCCTGCTATGTGGCGGGCTTTGCGGCGCATGTGATCCATGCCCGCCGCCGCGCGCATTCGCGTCAGGACGCCTCGGCCAGCCGTGCGACGTAACGGGCCAGGGTATCGATCTCGAGGTTGATCAGATCGCCCACCTGCGTGTCGCCCCAGGTCGTCGCCTGCTTCGTATGCGGGATGAAATTCACCCAGAACTCCGAGCCGTCCACGTCGTTCACCGTCAGCGATGTGCCATTGAGCGCGACTGACCCTTTGGGCGCGATGAACTTCGCCAGCGCATCCGGCGCGCGGAAGGTCACGCGCGTGCTGTCGCCATCCTCCTCCATGCGCACCACCTTCGCGACGCCGTCGATATGGCCCGACACGATGTGCCCGCCTAGCTCGTCTCCCACGCGGAGCGCGCGTTCGAGGTTCACGCGGAAGCCAACCGACCAGGCACCGATATTGGTCTTGGAGACCGACTCGGCGCTGATTTCCACGTCGAACCAATCCGTGCCGACGGCAATCGCCGTGAGGCAGACGCCGTCGCAGGCGATGGACGCGCCGATCTCGATCGTTTGCGTGTCATAGCCGGTGGCGATCCGGGCGCGCAGGTCGCCGCGCTGCTCCAGGCTGCGCACTTCGCCGATATCGGTAATCAATCCGGTGAACATGGGGATGGTCCTGTGGTCAGATGAATGGGTATTGCGCGGGTCATGCACCGGTCGATGCCGTCCCGCACGGAAAGCCTTATTTTCGCCGCGGTAGCAGAGTAACGTCGCCTGAAGATCGCCTTGGGGAATAGTCCGTCGACATGATGAACGCAACCGGACAGCAACGGGTCTTCCTGTTCCTTCAGGGGCCGCACGGGCCCTTCTTCAACCGGCTGGGCAAGATGCTGCGCAAGACCGGCGCGGAGGTCTGGCGGGTGGGGTTCAACGCGGGCGACCGGGCCTTCTGGTTCCACCCCCGGACCTACCTGCCCTTTCGCGGCCGGATCGAGGACTGGCCCGAGACCTTCCGCACCCTGGTGGCCGAAAAACGCGTCACCGACATCGTGCTTTACGGCGATGTGCGCCAGATCCACGCCGAGGCGGTCGCGGAAGCCCGCGCCCAGGGCCTGACCGTGCATGTCTTCGAGGAAGGCTATATGCGGCCCTATTGGGTCACCTATGAGCGCGGCGGCTCGAACGGGCATTCGCGCCTGATGCAGATGTCCGTGAGCGACATGCAGGCGGCCCTCGCTCTCTCGGACATGGAGGCGCCCCTGCCGCCTGCCCATTGGGGCGATATGCGCCAGCACATCTTCTATGGCGCGCTTTACCATTGGTTTGTGATGTTCCGGAACGGCGATTACCGGAACTTCAAACCGCACCGGTCGGTGCCCGTGACCAAGGAATTCCTGCTCTACCTGCGGCGCCTGCTGCTGATGCCCTTTTCCTGGCTCGAACGCGTGATCGAGACGGCGCGCATCCGCTATGGCGGCTTTCCCTATCATCTGGCGCTGCTGCAACTCGAACACGATTCCAGCTTTCAGCGGCACTCACCCTTCGAGTCTATGCCGGATTTCCTGAAATTGGTGATCGAAGGCTTCGCCAAGGGCGCGCCCGGGCATCATCACCTCGTCTTCAAGGCCCATCCGCTGGAGGATGGCCGCGTGCCCGTGCGCCGCACGATCCGGGCGCTGGCCCGTGAACACGGAATTTCCGACCGGGTGCATTACGTCCGCGGCGGCAAGCTCGCGCAGCTTCTCAACGATGCACGCACGGCGGTGACGGTCAATTCCACCGCCGCCCAGCAGGTGCTCTGGCGGGGCATTCCGCTGAAGGTCTTCGGCGACGCCGTCTATGCCAAGCCCGAATTCGTCTCGACCCAACCCCTGCCCGAATTCTTCGTGCAGCCCACGCGGCCCGACAACCGTGCCTACAAGGATTACCGCCGCTACCTGCTGGAAACGAGCCAGCTTCCGGGCGGCTTCTACTCCGCCCGAGGCCGCCGCCAGCTCATGCGTCAGGTCGTCGACATGATGCTCGCGCCCGACGATCCCTATGACGCGCTGCGTCACGGCACCGCGGCCCCGCGGCAACAGTTGCGGGCGGTGACCTGAGGCGGGAATCACACATCTCTTTCTTTTCGCACCACATCTCGGTAGCCTGCTCGCAATAATAAGACTGAGGCAGACAAAAACAGGTCGAGGAGACCGAGCAGTGGCAGCCGTTACATCCCGGTGGGCGCGTGGCGTCGCACTTCTGGCCGCGACGACCATTCTGGCGTCTTGCGGCCTTCCGCGCGTTGGACCCAACAAAAACGAAATCTATGCCGGATCGGTACAGCGCGAGGGCGATGCCTTCGTCGTGGCCGTGAATGACCGCGTGACCCGCGCGACCGCGCTTGTCCCGTCCTTCGGCTTTTCCGAAAGCTTCAAGAATGCGGGCGTTCTGGGCTCCGACATCATCTCGCCCGGCGACATCCTGGGCCTGACGATCTGGGAGAACGTCGATGACGGCCTTCTGGCGGGCGAAGGGGCGAATGCCACCGCGCTCGAGGAAGTGCAGGTCGACGGTCAGGGCTTCATCTTCGTGCCCTATGCCGGACGCGTCCGCGCGGCGGGCAACACGCCCGAGTCGATCCGGCGGATCATCACCGACCGCCTTGCCGATCAGACCCCCGATCCGCAGGTGCAGGTGCGCCGCATCGCGGGCGACGGGTCGACCGTGACGGTCGTATCAGCCTCGGGCACCTCCGGCGTCTTTGCAATCGAGCGGCCCACGCGGACCCTGTCGGCCATGCTGGCCCAGGCGGGCGGCGTGTCGATCCCGCCCGAAATCGCGCAGGTCTCCGTGCAGCGCGGCGGGCAGACCGGCAAGATATGGTTCCAGGACCTTTACGAGAACCCGAACATGGATATCGCCCTGCGCGCGGGCGACAAGATCCTGATCCAGGAGGACACCCGCTCCTTCACGGCGCTCGGAGCGCTTGGCGGTCAGGCCCGCGTGCCCTTCGAGACGCAGACTCTGTCCGCGGTCGAGGCGCTGGCTACCGTGGGCGGCCTCGTGGCCACCACCTCCGATCCGACGGGCGTGTTCATCTTCCGCAATGAACCTGCGGAGATCGCCAACCAGGTGCTGGGCCGCAACGATCTGATCGGCGCGCAGCGGATGGTCTACGTGCTCGACCTGACGCAGCCCAACGGTATGTTCACCGCCCGCGACTTCGTCGTGCGCGATCAGGACACGCTCTACGTGACCGAAGCGCCCTTCGTGCAATGGGACAAGACCATCGCGGCGCTGACCGGATCGCTGGGATCGGTGACCGCGCTTGGCGATCTTGCGACGTCCGTGGACACGATCGCCACCGGCGGGCTCTGAGCCATATGTCCGGCACCGAGCCGGACCCGAACGCCGGGGCCGAAATGCCCCGGCGTTTGCACGTCTATACCCGCAAGTTGCGCTTTGACGCGCGGATCACCCGCATTCTCGCCCTGTCAGGCTACAAGGTCGCGATCGGCCAACCGCGCGAGGGCGA
Proteins encoded in this window:
- a CDS encoding MFS transporter, whose protein sequence is MPPIIVILAIWAAGLGASAQYAKLAVGFDALAEVYTGAGAALGFAVSLLSLLGLVFGLSGGRLVGRIGPKRALVGGLVLGAAMSAIQALLPPLPIFLGARTIEGLSHLVLVVAAPTLIAEIASPHLRPAAMTLWSTFFSVAFAALAWIGPDLIAAHGLAGLLWAHAAYAIGMALILMVMLPKPARMTHPEIAPGPARGPLRQHLDLYRDPYLSAPGWGWIFYTFTFVSILTLLPQLSPDPPGWLPAILPLAAIASSLSLGVALLSRFSAVTVSIAGFALSALATFGILASGGAAWAVIVLFLCLGLVQAAGFAAVPELNAAPEDRAMANGAIAQTGNLGNLTGTPVLLALLSLGGAKPAILALTACYVAGFAAHVIHARRRAHSRQDASASRAT
- a CDS encoding riboflavin synthase, whose protein sequence is MFTGLITDIGEVRSLEQRGDLRARIATGYDTQTIEIGASIACDGVCLTAIAVGTDWFDVEISAESVSKTNIGAWSVGFRVNLERALRVGDELGGHIVSGHIDGVAKVVRMEEDGDSTRVTFRAPDALAKFIAPKGSVALNGTSLTVNDVDGSEFWVNFIPHTKQATTWGDTQVGDLINLEIDTLARYVARLAEAS
- a CDS encoding capsule biosynthesis protein, which encodes MMNATGQQRVFLFLQGPHGPFFNRLGKMLRKTGAEVWRVGFNAGDRAFWFHPRTYLPFRGRIEDWPETFRTLVAEKRVTDIVLYGDVRQIHAEAVAEARAQGLTVHVFEEGYMRPYWVTYERGGSNGHSRLMQMSVSDMQAALALSDMEAPLPPAHWGDMRQHIFYGALYHWFVMFRNGDYRNFKPHRSVPVTKEFLLYLRRLLLMPFSWLERVIETARIRYGGFPYHLALLQLEHDSSFQRHSPFESMPDFLKLVIEGFAKGAPGHHHLVFKAHPLEDGRVPVRRTIRALAREHGISDRVHYVRGGKLAQLLNDARTAVTVNSTAAQQVLWRGIPLKVFGDAVYAKPEFVSTQPLPEFFVQPTRPDNRAYKDYRRYLLETSQLPGGFYSARGRRQLMRQVVDMMLAPDDPYDALRHGTAAPRQQLRAVT
- a CDS encoding polysaccharide biosynthesis/export family protein, with translation MAAVTSRWARGVALLAATTILASCGLPRVGPNKNEIYAGSVQREGDAFVVAVNDRVTRATALVPSFGFSESFKNAGVLGSDIISPGDILGLTIWENVDDGLLAGEGANATALEEVQVDGQGFIFVPYAGRVRAAGNTPESIRRIITDRLADQTPDPQVQVRRIAGDGSTVTVVSASGTSGVFAIERPTRTLSAMLAQAGGVSIPPEIAQVSVQRGGQTGKIWFQDLYENPNMDIALRAGDKILIQEDTRSFTALGALGGQARVPFETQTLSAVEALATVGGLVATTSDPTGVFIFRNEPAEIANQVLGRNDLIGAQRMVYVLDLTQPNGMFTARDFVVRDQDTLYVTEAPFVQWDKTIAALTGSLGSVTALGDLATSVDTIATGGL